One part of the Phoenix dactylifera cultivar Barhee BC4 chromosome 4, palm_55x_up_171113_PBpolish2nd_filt_p, whole genome shotgun sequence genome encodes these proteins:
- the LOC103712833 gene encoding uncharacterized protein LOC103712833, with the protein MPRRSPTHTCYIYIHIYVYHGCRLSDGAPVPALLMASAVPAPLLSGHRVRGTLVQRLLRRPLPPTSALRAAGRRASWRAPPRRLFLGLGAVFLDQFARMASGSGGHSFTATARPERGVSPVEQVLKNVEWPEKFPFKDEDFARFDESPDSLFYSEPRFVTHIDDPAIHALTNYYSKVFPPSNSPGVCLLDLCSSWVSHYPAGYRQDRIVGMGMNEEELKQNPVLTEYIVQDLNVNPKLPFDDNTFDVITNVVSVDYMTKPIEVFKEMQRILKPGGLAIMSFSNRCFWTKAISIWTSTGDVDHAWIVGSYFHYAGGFEPSTAVDISPNPGRSDPMYAVYSRKLETA; encoded by the exons ATGCCACGCCGCTCTCCAACTCACACTTGctatatctatatccatatctatGTATATCATGGCTGCCGCCTCTCCGACGGAGCTCCCGTCCCCGCCCTCTTGATGGCCTCCGCCGTTCCTGCGCCGCTCCTCTCCGGCCATAGAGTGAGAGGGACGCTCGTCCAACGCCTCCTCCGCCGTCCTCTCCCTCCCACCTCCGCCCTAAGAGCAGCCGGCCGTAGGGCTTCTTGGAGAGCTCCTCCTCGCCGCCTCTTCCTCGGCCTCGGCGCCGTCTTCCTCGACCAGTTCGCCCGGATGGCCTCCGGCAGCGGCGGTCACTCTTTCACCGCAACGGCGCGGCCCGAACGGGGAGTCTCTCCCGTCGAACAG GTACTGAAGAACGTGGAGTGGCCGGAGAAGTTTCCGTTCAAGGACGAGGATTTCGCCCGCTTCGACGA ATCCCCAGATTCCTTATTCTACTCAGAACCTCGTTTTGTTACGCATATTGACGATCCAGCAATTCATGCTCTTACCAATTATTATTCAAAAGTTTTTCCTCCAAGTAATTCTCCGGGTGTGTGCCTGCTAGATTTATGTAGCAGCTGG GTTAGCCATTACCCAGCAGGATACAGACAGGATAGGATTGTAGGGATGGGTATGAATGAAGAAGAACTGAAGCAAAATCCA GTTTTGACAGAGTATATTGTACAAGACCTAAATGTGAACCCCAAACTTCCTTTTGATGATAATACTTTTGATGTCATAACCAATGTG GTTAGCGTTGATTACATGACCAAACCTATTGAAGTTTTTAAGGAGATGCAGCGGATTCTCAAACCTGGAGGTTTGGCTATAATGAG TTTCTCGAATCGTTGCTTTTGGACAAAAGCCATCTCTATTTGGACATCAACTGGTGATGTTGACCATGCTTGGATTGTTGGGtcctattttcattatgctggAGGTTTTGAACCATCTACG GCTGTTGACATATCTCCCAACCCTGGGCGTTCGGATCCCATGTATGCTGTGTATTCTAGAAAGCTAGAAACTGCATAA
- the LOC103712832 gene encoding cytidine deaminase 1-like, giving the protein MEEKAARSTAEIGFVIEVDAAAAMMKEWGVATAPELLVALVPSALRMARPPISNFPVGAVGLGESGRIYVGVNMEFPGLPLHHSIHAEQFLVTNAAVHGETGIRCIAVSSAPCGHCRQFLQELRRAADIQILVTSDGPGSAFLPLSSFLPRPFGPPDLLHKDHPLLLEPHDNKIALLDDDEDAKAPAGGGICNGIGGDLEERLRAAAEGAARASHAPYSKCPAGFAVADGEGRVYAGSYEESAAYNPSLGPVQAAAVAYVAAGCGGGGAGKGYGFVAAALAEAEGVPVSHEATARVFLAVVAPRAHLKVYRFHSSAAT; this is encoded by the coding sequence ATGGAGGAGAAAGCTGCCAGATCGACGGCGGAGATCGGGTTCGTGATCGAGGTGGACGCGGCGGCGGCGATGATGAAGGAATGGGGGGTCGCCACCGCGCCGGAGCTGCTGGTGGCGCTGGTCCCATCCGCCCTGAGGATGGCTCGGCCGCCCATCTCGAACTTCCCCGTGGGGGCCGTCGGACTGGGGGAGAGCGGCCGGATTTACGTCGGGGTGAACATGGAGTTCCCCGGGCTGCCGCTCCACCACTCCATCCACGCCGAGCAGTTCCTGGTCACCAACGCCGCCGTCCACGGCGAGACCGGGATCCGGTGCATCGCCGTCTCCTCCGCCCCATGCGGCCACTGCCGCCAGTTCCTCCAGGAGCTCCGCCGGGCGGCGGATATCCAGATCCTCGTCACGTCCGACGGCCCTGGTTCCGccttcctccccctctcctccttcctcccccGCCCCTTCGGCCCCCCCGATCTCCTCCACAAGGACCATCCCCTCCTTCTCGAGCCCCACGACAACAAGATCGCCCTTCTAGACGACGACGAGGATGCCAAGGCCCCCGCCGGCGGGGGGATCTGTAACGGGATCGGGGGAGATTTGGAGGAGCGGCtgagggcggcggcggagggagcGGCGAGGGCGTCGCACGCGCCCTACAGCAAGTGCCCGGCGGGGTTCGCGGTGGCGGACGGGGAGGGGAGGGTGTACGCGGGGTCGTACGAGGAGTCGGCGGCGTACAACCCGAGCCTGGGGCCGGTacaggcggcggcggtggcgtaCGTGGCGGCGGGCTGCGGCGGTGGGGGAGCAGGGAAGGGGTACGGGTTCGTGGCGGCGGCGCTGGCGGAGGCGGAGGGGGTGCCGGTGTCGCACGAAGCGACGGCAAGGGTCTTCCTGGCGGTGGTGGCGCCGCGGGCCCACCTCAAGGTCTACCGGTTCCACTCCTCCGCCGCCACCTAG
- the LOC103712865 gene encoding cytokinin dehydrogenase 6-like yields MVLLTTSSISTFLIVLFITSSLVPTVGPSHRPWPEELPEELQALGIGPRTRIDHHATTRASTDFGRLTQALPAAVLYPSSVHDIMTLVRFSYSSPKPFTIAPRGHGHSVRGQALAPHGVVIEMTSMRRGGGGDGDGEPRIRVSPAGSVSGYVDAGGEQFWIDVLRETLKYGLAPMSWTDYLYLTVGGTLSNAGVSGQAFLHGPQISNVYELDVITGKGEMVTCSEDHEPDLFFAVLGGLGQFGIITRARIALEPAPQMVRWVRLIYTNFEAFARDQEKLISLDDGNKGFNYVEGSILMDHHVGNNWRSSFFSERDLERISSLAAQYGAVYCLEGARYYDKAMVHMVDQELEWLLEGLSFMPGFAFTNDVTYIRFLNRVRDGELKLRSQGLWNVPHPWLNIFVPRSRIIDFDRGVFKSILRHDNSTGPILIYPMDRNKWDRRMSAVIPDEEIFYSIGLLRSGVHAWERLENQNKEILHFCNQAGISHKQYLPHYTTQADWMEHFGSKWETIVERKRRYDPKSLLSPGQQIFTSSMAAHNSSSKF; encoded by the exons ATGGTCCTCCTAACAACTAGCTCTATATCAACCTTCCTCATAGTTTTGTTCATCACAAGCAGCCTAGTGCCCACAGTTGGTCCCTCCCACCGGCCATGGCCTGAGGAGCTGCCGGAAGAGCTCCAAGCCCTCGGCATAGGCCCCAGGACACGTATCGACCACCATGCCACCACCCGGGCCTCCACCGACTTCGGCCGTCTCACGCAGGCCCTCCCGGCCGCCGTGCTCTATCCTTCATCGGTCCATGACATTATGACGCTCGTCCGATTCTCCTACTCTTCTCCCAAACCTTTCACCATCGCCCCTCGAGGCCATGGCCACTCGGTTAGAGGGCAGGCGCTGGCTCCCCATGGAGTGGTCATCGAGATGACGTCCATGAggagaggcggcggcggcgacggcgaCGGCGAGCCACGGATTCGTGTTTCGCCGGCGGGATCCGTCTCGGGCTATGTGGATGCCGGCGGCGAGCAGTTCTGGATCGATGTGCTGCGGGAGACGCTGAAATATGGCCTTGCGCCGATGTCGTGGACCGATTACTTGTATCTGACCGTCGGCGGCACGCTTTCTAATGCCGGGGTCAGCGGCCAAGCCTTCCTGCATGGCCCCCAGATCTCTAACGTCTATGAATTGGATGTCATCACCG GGAAGGGAGAGATGGTGACGTGCTCGGAGGACCACGAGCCGGACCTATTCTTTGCGGTTCTAGGAGGCTTGGGTCAGTTCGGAATCATCACCCGTGCTCGCATCGCCTTGGAGCCGGCACCACAAATG GTGAGATGGGTGCGATTGATCTACACGAACTTCGAGGCATTTGCGAGGGACCAGGAGAAATTGATATCTTTGGATGATGGAAATAAGGGGTTTAACTATGTGGAAGGTTCTATTCTCATGGACCATCATGTAGGTAATAATTGGAGATCTTCCTTTTTCTCGGAAAGGGACCTGGAGAGAATAAGCAGCCTAGCAGCACAGTATGGTGCTGTCTATTGCTTGGAGGGAGCCAGGTATTATGACAAGGCCATGGTTCATATGGTTGATCAG GAACTCGAGTGGTTGCTTGAAGGTTTGAGCTTCATGCCAGGATTTGCATTTACGAACGACGTCACCTACATTCGTTTCCTCAACAGGGTGCGTGATGGAGAGCTGAAGCTTCGCTCCCAGGGGCTCTGGAATGTCCCCCATCCATGGCTCAACATCTTTGTTCCTAGGTCTAGGATCATCGATTTCGATCGAGGAGTCTTCAAGTCCATCCTTAGGCATGACAACTCGACGGGTCCAATTCTGATTTACCCCATGGACAGAAACAA GTGGGATCGGAGGATGTCGGCTGTGATTCCTGATGAAGAGATCTTCTATTCTATTGGGCTGTTGCGGTCCGGGGTGCATGCATGGGAGCGGTTGGAGAATCAAAACAAGGAGATACTTCATTTCTGCAATCAGGCTGGAATCAGTCATAAGCAGTATTTACCCCATTATACAACTCAGGCTGATTGGATGGAACATTTTGGCTCAAAATGGGAGACAattgtggagaggaaaaggaGGTATGATCCGAAATCCCTGTTGTCGCCTGGGCAGCAGATATTTACTTCCTCAATGGCTGCTCACAACTCCTCTTCCAAATTCTAG